The Fortiea contorta PCC 7126 genome segment GAAGGATAATTTCTGGCACCAATAGAACGTAGTATACTCTTGATTTTTGACCAACAGTTTTCAATGGGTGAAAAATCGGGAGAATAAGGCGGTAAATAAATAAGATTTGCTCCTGCCGCTTGAATCATAGCTTCAATTTCTTTACCTTTATGTGTAAGGAACTGCAAACATAAACGCTTCAAACTGCAAACAAGGCAATTTTGAAACCACATTAAGGGTCTTGGCAACTTTTGGTGATCTTGGTTGGGGGAAGGCAGAGGGCAGAGGGCAGAAGGCAGAAGTCAGAAAGATATAATTGAGATACTTCAAACTTCACTTCATCAAACATTTGAGGAATAAGCCTCAGCAAGCTCTATGTCG includes the following:
- a CDS encoding transposase encodes the protein MWFQNCLVCSLKRLCLQFLTHKGKEIEAMIQAAGANLIYLPPYSPDFSPIENCWSKIKSILRSIGARNYPSLAKAVEEAFNKVSLKDIQGWFTHCCYCTSLD